In Silene latifolia isolate original U9 population chromosome X, ASM4854445v1, whole genome shotgun sequence, the following proteins share a genomic window:
- the LOC141619123 gene encoding protein FAR1-RELATED SEQUENCE 5-like — protein MVRRDSTNFVSIYNIALWAENALKDIENEARAISSSLASLAVENTFVVPAVPVPTPQCIDVDEVHAGNRLSLMVTPGGSEEWVRNIATEFTRTIGQTFATLDEGIHFYETYAIACGFEPRKSSTKRFRSSGDIRTKLIVCHQEGFRDSKPAILPITGEEEEPMVKAYNPKKTKVTRIGCKARIFFKFVIKEIDQVQVPLFVVDQFHVAHNHRLSPLKYREFQKKCRNLALQHKQTIVDNCKVNIGPTSTFRSVKEYVDGYENIGASLTDFKNFGKEIKCFIGLKDAQMFVDQLETLHETHEGFYYAYDIDHNKCLFRVFWADAAARRNYALYGEAVTFDPTYSTNKYDMIFAPFTGVDHYKKSVTFGASLMSRENDQNFKWIFTKFLDCMGGKEPHCFFTDQCPAMKIAVPSTFTTAAHRYCMWHIMKKLPEKVGTTVTKEIDFVTRQFIVWDSDLEPLDFEERWCSLISEFQLEDNAWLQYLFSKRQRWIPAYYRDIPLGCLLRTTQRSESENSFFKRFENPHGTLVEFWMRFQSAMDQQRYTQKSLDRDSDHCLPQTKTLLSLEVHASTVYTHALFYEFQQQCADSLNSCSAGDSSREGSTRFLEVEDSM, from the exons atggtccgccGGGACTCCACCAactttgtttcaatttacaatattgctttatgggctgagaatGCACTGAAAGatattgaaaatgaagctcgtgcaataAGTTccagtcttg CTTCTCTTGCTGTAGAAAATACTTTTGTTGTCCCTGCGGTACCTGTTCCTACTCCACAATGCATAGATGTTGATGAGGTGCATGCTGGGAATCGTCTTTCTTTGATGGTGACCCCCGGAGGTTCTGAAGAGTGGGTCAGAAATATTGCAACTGAATTTACACGTACAATAGGACAAACTTTTGCTACGTTAGACGAGGGTATACATTTTTATGAGACTTATGCAATAGCATGTGGTTTTGAACCAAGGAAATCTTCAACGAAAAGGTTTCGTAGTAGTGGAGATATTAGGACAAAATTGATTGTGTGTCACCAGGAAGGATTTAGGGATTCTAAGCCGGCAATATTACCCATTACTGGCGAGGAGGAGGAGCCAATGGTCAAGGCCTATAATCCGAAGAAGACTAAGGTTACTAGGATTGGTTGTAAAGCTAGGattttctttaaatttgttattaaagAAATTGACCAAGTTCAAGTGCCACTCTTTGTTGTTGATCAGTTTCATGTTGCCCATAACCACCGTCTTTCTCCACTCAAGTATAGAGAATTTCAGAAAAAATGTAGAAACCTTGCTTTGCAACATAAACAAACTATCGTTGATAATTGCAAGGTCAATATTGGCCCAACCTCTACTTTCAGGTCCGTCAAGGAATATGTTGACGGCTATGAAAATATTGGAGCTTCTTTGACTGACTTTAAGAATTTTGGAAAGGAAATCAAGTGTTTTATAGGTCTTAAGGATGCTCAAATGTTTGTAGACCAGTTGGAAACCCTTCATGAAACCCATGAAGGTTTTTATTATGCCTATGATATTGATCATAATAAGTGTTTGTTTCGTGTATTTTGGGCTGATGCAGCAGCACGTCGTAATTACGCTTTATACGGTGAGGCGGTGACTTTTGACCCAACCTATTCAACTAATAAGTACGACATGATCTTTGCTCCTTTTACTGGTGTTGATCATTACAAGAAGTCCGTCACTTTTGGCGCTTCGCTTATGTCTAGGGAGAATGACCAGAATTTTAAatggattttcacaaaattcttAGATTGTATGGGTGGGAAGGAACCGCATTGCTTTTTTACCGATCAATGTCCTGCTATGAAAATTGCAGTCCCTTCTACTTTTACGACTGCTGCCCACCgctattgcatgtggcatattatgaagaaattacctgaaaaggtagGCACGACAGTGACCAAAGAGATCGACTTCGTCACTCGTCAATTCATTGTTTGGGATTCGGACTTAGAGCCTCTTGACTTCGAAGAGAGGTGGTGTTCGTTGATCAGTGAGTTTCAATTGGAAGATAATGCATGGTTGCAATATCTGTTTTCCAAGCGGCAACGTTGGATTCCGGCGTATTATCGTGATATTCCTCTTGGTTGTCTATTAAGAACAACGCAACGCTCTGAGAGCGAAAACAGCTTCTTTAAGCGGTTTGAGAATCCTCATGGCACacttgttgagttttggatgcgctTTCAAAGTGCTATGGATCAGCAACGGTACACCCAAAAATCTCTTGACAGAGATAGTGATCACTGCCTACctcaaaccaaaacccttcttagCCTTGAGGTTCATGCATCGACTGTTTATACGCACGCTCTCTTTTATGAATTCCAACAGCAGTGCGCTGATTCTCTAAACTCATGTAGTGCTGGTGATTCTTCAAGGGAGGGCAGTACAAGGTTCCTAGAAGTTGAAGATTCTATGTAA